One stretch of Azoarcus sp. KH32C DNA includes these proteins:
- a CDS encoding hydantoinase/oxoprolinase family protein: MARIGVDVGGTFTDLVLEIEGENRGANRVYVHKVPSTPWDQSEGVLRGILEICRIGGIYPSDVRMIVHGTTVATNITIEHNGAEVGMLTTRGFRDILHIGRHKRPENFSLQFDVPWQSRPLVKRRNRIAISERVMPPHGEVTQALAEDEVRAAAELFKARGIKSVIVCFLYSFLNDTHERRAKEIIQEVLPDAYVSCSSEVANVIREYERFSTTAMNAYVGPKTSHYLKNLEQKLLDAGIKAHLRIMQSNGGVSTVEKCSKEAVSILMSGLAGGVMGGRWAGALSDEKNIITVDIGGTSADFSTIPDGKVKIMNPRDTYVGAYPILAPMIDLATMGAGGGSIAYIDEGGAFRVGPRSAGADPGPACYGKGGTEPTVTDAQVVLGRLDPDHFLGGGIQIDAELAREAIRTKVAEPLGLTVEEAALGIIRILNSNMSLAIRANSVAKGYDPRKFALAPFGGAGPLNGVALAEAVSAREVIVPPAPGITAAIGLLVTDMQYEFMRSVPTVLKNVEQPALDKLNCVIDDLTALCRERLEDDGVPADNQHFVRIAECRYHGQGFELRADIPDGRLDGEKLAAVKASFQAQHKRDYGWAFDDVDVEIVTIRIIGIARTRPLAWPALEDAAGSSLDAALMYERPTIFDDRKTYATPRYDRKKLKAGHQLSGPAIIVQHDSTTLVPPGYVAKVSAKGNIHINAQRV; the protein is encoded by the coding sequence ATGGCAAGAATCGGAGTGGATGTCGGGGGTACTTTCACCGACCTCGTTCTCGAGATCGAAGGCGAGAACCGGGGCGCCAATCGCGTCTATGTTCACAAGGTGCCGAGCACGCCCTGGGATCAGTCCGAGGGCGTGCTACGCGGCATCCTGGAGATCTGCCGCATCGGCGGCATCTATCCCAGCGACGTGCGCATGATCGTCCATGGCACGACGGTCGCGACCAACATCACGATCGAGCACAACGGCGCGGAAGTCGGCATGCTGACGACGCGCGGTTTCCGCGACATCCTGCACATCGGCCGGCACAAGCGGCCGGAGAACTTCTCGCTGCAGTTCGACGTGCCCTGGCAGTCGCGGCCGCTCGTGAAGCGCCGCAACCGCATCGCGATCAGTGAACGCGTCATGCCGCCGCACGGCGAGGTGACCCAGGCGCTGGCCGAGGACGAAGTGCGCGCCGCGGCCGAGCTCTTCAAGGCGCGCGGCATCAAGTCCGTGATCGTCTGCTTCCTCTATTCCTTCCTCAACGATACCCACGAGCGCCGGGCCAAGGAGATCATCCAGGAGGTGCTGCCCGACGCGTACGTGTCGTGCTCGTCCGAAGTCGCGAACGTCATCCGCGAGTACGAGCGCTTCTCGACGACGGCGATGAATGCCTATGTCGGCCCGAAGACCTCGCATTACCTGAAGAACCTCGAACAGAAACTCCTCGATGCAGGCATCAAGGCGCACCTGCGGATCATGCAGTCGAACGGCGGCGTGTCCACAGTCGAGAAGTGTTCGAAGGAGGCGGTCTCGATCCTGATGTCGGGGCTTGCCGGGGGCGTGATGGGCGGACGCTGGGCCGGCGCGCTGTCTGACGAGAAGAACATCATCACTGTCGATATCGGCGGCACGTCGGCGGACTTCAGCACGATCCCCGACGGCAAGGTCAAGATCATGAACCCGCGCGATACCTACGTGGGTGCGTATCCGATCCTCGCGCCGATGATCGACCTCGCGACGATGGGCGCGGGCGGCGGCTCGATCGCGTACATCGACGAAGGCGGCGCCTTCCGCGTCGGGCCGCGTTCGGCGGGTGCCGATCCCGGGCCGGCCTGCTACGGCAAGGGCGGCACGGAGCCGACGGTGACCGATGCGCAGGTCGTGCTCGGGCGTCTCGACCCGGACCATTTCCTCGGCGGCGGCATCCAGATCGACGCCGAGCTCGCACGTGAAGCGATCCGCACGAAGGTCGCAGAGCCCCTCGGGCTCACTGTCGAAGAGGCCGCGCTGGGCATCATCCGCATCCTCAACTCCAACATGTCGCTCGCGATCCGCGCGAATTCGGTCGCGAAGGGTTACGACCCACGCAAGTTCGCGCTCGCGCCCTTCGGCGGCGCCGGTCCGCTCAATGGCGTGGCACTCGCGGAGGCCGTGTCGGCGCGCGAGGTGATCGTGCCGCCGGCTCCTGGCATCACCGCCGCGATCGGGCTGCTCGTCACCGACATGCAATACGAGTTCATGCGCTCTGTTCCGACCGTGTTGAAGAACGTGGAGCAGCCCGCGCTCGACAAGCTGAACTGCGTGATCGACGACCTGACTGCGCTGTGCCGCGAGCGCCTCGAGGATGACGGCGTACCCGCCGACAACCAGCACTTCGTGCGCATCGCCGAGTGCCGTTACCACGGGCAGGGTTTCGAGCTGCGCGCGGATATCCCCGACGGCCGGCTAGACGGGGAGAAGCTCGCCGCGGTCAAGGCGAGCTTCCAGGCGCAGCACAAGCGGGATTACGGCTGGGCCTTCGATGACGTGGATGTCGAGATCGTGACGATCCGCATCATCGGCATCGCCCGCACGCGCCCGCTCGCGTGGCCGGCGCTGGAGGATGCCGCGGGGAGCAGCCTCGATGCGGCCCTGATGTACGAGCGGCCGACGATCTTCGATGACAGGAAAACTTACGCGACGCCGCGCTACGACCGCAAGAAGCTGAAAGCGGGTCACCAGCTTTCCGGTCCCGCGATCATCGTCCAGCACGATTCGACGACGCTGGTGCCCCCGGGCTACGTGGCCAAGGTGTCGGCCAAGGGCAACATCCACATCAATGCGCAGCGCGTCTAA
- a CDS encoding MFS transporter translates to MATQEATLQVPYTNTSEEQRVLRRAAAGSFIGNFVEWFDYAAYGYLATIIASVFFPSEDKTTALMSTFAVFAISFFIRPIGGIIWGHIGDRVGRREALSLSILIMSASTVAIAFLPGYDTAGIWAPVLLLLVRMVQGFSASGEYAGASAFIAEYAPPEHRGFYTSLVPASTAAGLLFGSLLVAGMHSWLTAEQLHDWGWRLPFLLAAPFGLIGRYIRNNLEDTPAFRKMESTTHHAHEAAPISQLLGPHRRAVLVSLGVACLNAVGFYVLLSYMPTYLSTEQGLSESSSFLAATISLVTYIGFIFAMGSLSDRVGRKAMLVVASLVFIGASVPLFKLLPGAEFMTLVGVQIAFGALLAMNDGTLACFLAEMFPTRIRYSGFAFSFNLANTIFGGTAPFMCTWLIKQTGNAFAPAWYLVAAAVVALIALMYAKVRDGKAFDSVAG, encoded by the coding sequence ATGGCAACGCAAGAAGCGACGCTGCAAGTACCGTACACCAACACATCTGAGGAACAACGAGTCCTACGCCGCGCCGCCGCCGGCAGCTTCATCGGCAACTTCGTCGAATGGTTCGACTATGCGGCCTACGGCTATCTCGCCACAATCATCGCGTCGGTGTTCTTCCCGTCGGAAGACAAGACGACCGCGCTGATGTCGACGTTCGCGGTGTTCGCGATCTCGTTCTTCATCCGCCCCATCGGGGGCATCATCTGGGGCCACATCGGGGACCGCGTCGGGCGCCGGGAGGCGCTGTCGCTTTCGATCCTGATCATGTCCGCATCGACCGTCGCCATCGCCTTCCTGCCGGGCTATGACACCGCCGGCATCTGGGCGCCCGTCCTGCTGCTCCTCGTGCGGATGGTCCAGGGCTTTTCCGCGTCGGGCGAGTATGCAGGCGCATCGGCCTTCATCGCCGAATATGCGCCGCCCGAGCACCGCGGCTTCTACACGAGCCTCGTGCCGGCGAGTACCGCGGCGGGCCTCCTCTTCGGGTCGCTGCTGGTCGCGGGGATGCATTCGTGGCTCACTGCCGAGCAACTGCACGACTGGGGCTGGCGTCTGCCCTTCCTCCTCGCCGCGCCCTTCGGCCTGATCGGGCGCTACATCCGCAACAACCTGGAGGACACGCCGGCGTTCCGCAAGATGGAATCGACGACTCATCACGCGCACGAGGCCGCGCCGATCAGCCAGCTGCTCGGCCCTCATCGCCGCGCGGTGCTGGTCTCGCTGGGGGTCGCGTGCCTGAATGCGGTCGGCTTCTACGTGCTGCTGTCGTACATGCCGACCTACCTGAGCACCGAGCAGGGCCTGTCGGAGTCGAGTTCCTTCCTGGCCGCGACGATCTCGCTCGTGACCTACATCGGTTTCATCTTCGCGATGGGTTCGCTGTCGGACCGCGTCGGCCGCAAGGCGATGCTCGTGGTCGCCTCCCTGGTCTTCATCGGTGCCAGCGTGCCGCTCTTCAAGCTGCTGCCCGGGGCCGAGTTCATGACCCTCGTGGGCGTGCAGATCGCCTTCGGCGCACTGCTCGCGATGAACGACGGCACGCTCGCGTGCTTCCTCGCCGAGATGTTCCCGACGCGCATCCGCTACAGCGGCTTCGCCTTCAGCTTCAATCTCGCGAACACGATCTTCGGCGGCACCGCGCCCTTCATGTGCACCTGGCTGATCAAGCAGACCGGCAATGCTTTCGCCCCCGCGTGGTACCTCGTCGCCGCTGCCGTGGTGGCGCTGATCGCGCTGATGTACGCGAAGGTGCGTGACGGCAAGGCCTTCGACAGCGTGGCTGGATGA
- a CDS encoding ABC transporter ATP-binding protein, whose translation MSEALVEIDRVSKRFGDYTAVTETSFSIREGEFLAIMGSSGCGKTTMLRMLAGLEEPSTGEIRLEGRSQKGLPPWRRELPLVWQSLALFPFLSVLDNVGFGLKMRGVAKAERDRRSLAWLQKLELSEFASRNVTQLSGGQRQRVALARALVTEPKVLLLDEPLSALDAHLSVRMQALLRSLQRELGITFVYVTHSQTEAFSMADRVVIMSRGKVEQIGSPQTIYRHPSNRFVAEFIGNVTILRGSVAETGDQSIRLNTPTGGMTVSRGGFAASNGAQADFYVNADHIAIGDAPQHENHVRARFLSHKFVGNMVTLFLDVPGIDDDLKVILPERTYDALGVQPGDSVVASWPAAAAHFFHH comes from the coding sequence ATGAGTGAAGCACTGGTAGAGATCGATCGCGTATCGAAGAGATTCGGCGACTACACCGCGGTGACGGAGACCTCGTTCAGCATTCGCGAAGGGGAGTTCCTGGCGATCATGGGGTCGAGCGGCTGCGGCAAGACGACGATGCTGCGCATGCTGGCAGGGCTCGAGGAGCCGTCGACGGGCGAGATCCGCCTTGAGGGGCGCTCGCAGAAGGGGTTGCCTCCGTGGCGAAGGGAGCTCCCGCTGGTGTGGCAGAGCCTCGCGCTGTTTCCCTTCCTGAGCGTGCTCGACAACGTCGGCTTCGGCCTGAAGATGCGTGGCGTGGCGAAGGCCGAGCGCGACCGCCGTTCGCTGGCTTGGCTCCAGAAGCTGGAACTCAGCGAGTTCGCGAGCCGGAACGTGACGCAGCTCTCCGGCGGGCAACGGCAGCGGGTCGCCCTTGCGCGCGCCTTGGTCACCGAGCCGAAGGTCCTGCTGCTCGACGAACCGCTGAGCGCACTGGACGCGCATCTGAGCGTACGCATGCAGGCCTTGCTGCGCTCGCTGCAGCGCGAACTGGGCATCACCTTCGTGTATGTCACGCACAGCCAGACCGAAGCCTTCTCGATGGCCGACCGTGTCGTGATCATGAGCCGCGGCAAGGTCGAGCAGATCGGTTCGCCGCAGACGATCTATCGCCATCCGTCCAACCGTTTCGTCGCCGAGTTCATCGGCAACGTGACGATCCTGCGCGGCAGCGTGGCCGAAACCGGCGACCAGTCGATTCGCCTGAATACGCCCACCGGCGGCATGACGGTGTCGCGTGGCGGCTTTGCCGCATCGAACGGGGCCCAGGCGGATTTCTACGTCAATGCCGACCATATCGCCATCGGCGACGCGCCGCAGCACGAGAACCATGTGCGGGCGCGTTTCCTGAGCCACAAGTTCGTCGGAAACATGGTCACGCTGTTCCTCGATGTACCGGGGATCGACGACGACCTCAAGGTCATCCTGCCGGAGCGGACCTATGACGCGCTCGGTGTGCAGCCCGGGGACTCGGTCGTCGCCTCGTGGCCTGCCGCTGCCGCGCACTTTTTCCACCACTGA
- a CDS encoding ABC transporter permease — protein sequence MLRIARWFGWTYTAYTFLFILAPIAASLVFSFNADRFPSLPLQGFTTEWYGGTFSDPSVIEAFQRSVMVSVPVALLSTVLGFCAAYCDFRFNFRGKSLFSLLMLLPPTIPAVIMGLGMLSYLSRINLAGEIGAVLISHVVIALPFAMAMIRLRLAQMDGALEEASWNLRASPTQTLWHVVIPFCKQSLFAAFLITAAVSFDEFAVAWFVSGLNETVPVRVLVFLQGQVSPVINAIGTAVFSSSILLVAIGMGFSGIGKAKRAAADNGPEQPAAALASNNGLSL from the coding sequence ATGCTACGAATTGCCCGCTGGTTCGGCTGGACCTACACCGCCTATACCTTCCTGTTCATCCTGGCGCCGATCGCCGCCAGCCTGGTCTTTTCCTTCAATGCCGACCGCTTTCCGTCGCTGCCGCTGCAGGGCTTCACGACCGAGTGGTACGGCGGAACCTTCAGCGATCCATCGGTCATCGAGGCCTTCCAGCGTAGCGTGATGGTGTCGGTGCCCGTCGCGCTGCTATCGACGGTGCTGGGCTTCTGCGCGGCCTACTGCGACTTCCGCTTCAATTTCCGCGGGAAGTCGCTGTTCAGCCTGCTGATGCTGCTGCCGCCGACGATCCCGGCGGTGATTATGGGCCTGGGCATGCTGTCGTACCTCTCGCGGATCAATCTTGCCGGGGAGATCGGTGCGGTGCTGATCAGCCACGTCGTGATCGCGCTGCCGTTCGCGATGGCGATGATCCGCCTGCGTCTCGCACAGATGGACGGCGCGCTCGAAGAGGCCTCATGGAACCTGCGCGCCTCCCCGACGCAGACGCTGTGGCATGTCGTGATCCCGTTCTGCAAGCAGAGCCTGTTCGCGGCCTTCCTGATCACGGCTGCGGTGTCCTTCGACGAGTTCGCGGTCGCGTGGTTCGTGTCCGGCCTGAACGAGACGGTGCCGGTGCGCGTGCTGGTGTTCCTGCAAGGGCAGGTAAGTCCGGTGATCAACGCGATCGGCACGGCGGTGTTCAGCTCCTCGATCCTGCTCGTCGCGATCGGCATGGGGTTTTCCGGCATCGGAAAGGCGAAGCGCGCTGCCGCCGACAACGGCCCCGAACAGCCGGCGGCGGCCCTCGCTTCCAACAACGGATTGTCTTTGTGA
- a CDS encoding ABC transporter permease, with the protein MSHTSHRRWPLLLPPLLWQLAFFLLPLLFLLVISFWSVVNFRLEPDMTFKNWDFMLSRSSFWSAYGHTWTLALGAAVVTTCCSFPAACSLAFTVSERTRKLALMFLVVPFFTSYLVRVYSWQAFLSDNGIVNALLGLVGVAPLPMLNTDFGSLVGYVTLALPLVTLVQTMGLAQIDRSLIEAAHNLRAGPVRTLFGVIIPLGKPSLVVGALFAFILAFGDFVAPTYLGGGAPPTLSNLIIDTTKSGQQWPRAAVVAVVMILTLVATSLAAVRLAYGRRK; encoded by the coding sequence ATGTCGCACACCAGTCATCGGCGGTGGCCTTTGCTGCTGCCACCCCTGCTGTGGCAGCTGGCGTTTTTCCTGCTACCGCTCCTTTTTCTCCTCGTCATCTCGTTCTGGAGCGTCGTCAATTTCCGGTTGGAACCGGACATGACGTTCAAAAACTGGGACTTCATGCTGAGCCGCAGTTCGTTCTGGTCGGCCTACGGACATACCTGGACATTGGCGCTCGGGGCGGCGGTCGTCACGACCTGCTGTTCCTTTCCCGCCGCCTGCAGTCTGGCGTTCACGGTGTCGGAGCGTACGCGCAAGCTCGCGCTGATGTTCCTGGTGGTGCCGTTCTTCACGAGTTACCTCGTCCGCGTGTATTCGTGGCAGGCCTTCCTGTCCGACAACGGCATCGTCAACGCGCTGCTGGGGCTGGTCGGGGTCGCCCCCTTGCCGATGCTCAACACCGATTTCGGTTCGCTCGTCGGGTACGTGACGCTCGCGCTGCCGCTGGTGACGCTGGTGCAGACGATGGGACTGGCGCAGATCGACCGCAGCCTGATCGAGGCGGCCCACAACCTGCGCGCGGGCCCGGTCCGGACGCTCTTCGGCGTGATCATCCCGCTCGGCAAGCCTTCGCTCGTCGTGGGCGCGCTGTTCGCGTTCATCCTCGCGTTCGGCGATTTCGTCGCGCCGACATACCTCGGCGGCGGAGCCCCTCCCACGCTGAGCAACCTGATCATCGACACCACCAAGTCCGGCCAGCAGTGGCCGCGCGCGGCGGTCGTCGCGGTCGTGATGATCCTGACCCTGGTCGCGACATCCCTCGCCGCGGTCCGACTGGCTTACGGGAGGCGGAAGTGA
- a CDS encoding spermidine/putrescine ABC transporter substrate-binding protein, which yields MKDEDKTLQSPVRRRLLQGGSALAVGSALPLSLVSVPSSAQTAAGQPRTLTMLAWYGHAEPDVVAEFEAKHNVKVKPKYYTGGDNMLALISQSPAGTYDLILSDAEYVPQLRKAGYLERLDAKDYTFDDYFPEFQKFPGHWDGNDLYAVMVRFGFLGVAYNTDAVPESKARSFKVYWDPAYKGKVGHFDWYLPNMGEVSLYAGHKAPYKLEADQFAKLKTVLKSLRPQVAGFFDYGGTFSGLKNGQLHLACGIGDWITGTLARAGAKVSSVVPDEGGLQWTESLSIGKGTRNRDLANAFIQYITSAQGQVKSAKMAAYPALIPNRKGWELLAQSDPAEARRQGMVLQGHSVMDDIRSGKITFRQLPVQQRIEDWNDFWSEYKEKA from the coding sequence ATGAAAGACGAAGACAAGACCCTGCAGTCCCCAGTCCGCCGTCGGTTGCTGCAAGGTGGAAGCGCCCTGGCAGTGGGCAGCGCGTTGCCGCTGTCATTGGTTTCCGTACCGAGTAGCGCGCAAACCGCGGCCGGCCAGCCGCGCACCCTGACGATGCTGGCGTGGTACGGCCATGCCGAGCCGGACGTCGTCGCGGAGTTCGAAGCCAAGCACAACGTCAAGGTGAAGCCGAAGTACTACACCGGCGGCGACAACATGCTCGCGCTGATCTCGCAGTCGCCGGCCGGCACCTACGACCTGATCCTGTCCGATGCGGAGTACGTGCCGCAGCTGCGCAAGGCGGGCTATCTCGAGCGCCTCGATGCAAAAGACTATACGTTCGACGACTATTTCCCCGAGTTCCAGAAGTTTCCGGGGCACTGGGACGGCAACGACCTGTATGCGGTGATGGTCCGCTTCGGATTCCTGGGAGTCGCCTACAACACCGACGCGGTGCCGGAAAGCAAGGCGCGTTCGTTCAAGGTGTACTGGGATCCGGCCTACAAGGGCAAGGTCGGACATTTCGACTGGTATCTGCCGAACATGGGGGAGGTCAGCCTCTACGCCGGCCACAAGGCGCCCTACAAGCTCGAGGCGGATCAGTTCGCGAAGCTGAAAACCGTGCTGAAGTCGCTGCGTCCGCAGGTCGCGGGCTTCTTCGATTACGGCGGCACCTTCAGCGGCCTCAAAAACGGCCAACTCCACCTAGCGTGCGGCATTGGCGACTGGATCACCGGCACGCTGGCGCGCGCCGGCGCCAAAGTGAGTTCGGTGGTACCGGACGAGGGCGGTCTGCAATGGACCGAATCACTGTCGATCGGCAAGGGCACGCGCAACCGCGATCTCGCGAATGCCTTCATCCAGTACATCACGTCGGCACAGGGGCAGGTGAAGTCGGCGAAGATGGCGGCCTATCCGGCGCTGATTCCCAACCGCAAGGGCTGGGAACTGCTGGCGCAGAGCGATCCCGCGGAAGCGCGGCGGCAGGGCATGGTGCTGCAGGGGCATAGCGTGATGGACGACATCCGCTCCGGGAAGATCACCTTCCGGCAGTTGCCGGTGCAGCAGCGTATCGAGGACTGGAACGACTTCTGGTCCGAGTACAAGGAAAAAGCCTGA